One window of the Syntrophobacterales bacterium genome contains the following:
- the ybgF gene encoding tol-pal system protein YbgF yields MRAKFLVLFSLFVLLAVGCATTDDLNRLRGEFSYQIQAENEKIASIERQYPPLKEEILRLQDKIEKTNADFPPIRAAQAELRTEITDIRGKLQQLRGLIDSLKEEIRKENASLVSKTVKSQEADKFIREKIDALTFKINFIENYLGIDKKEEHRNSSAAADKPPLPAQPVVKDGATIEPVKTDKASRYAAAFALFKEGKYEKAREAFGSFLKQYPASEFSDNVQFWIGECYYFEKKYEKAIVAYDKVIKDFPGGNKTSYALLKQGLSFLKLGDKDSARLLLQQVTKDFPNTSQARIARAKLLEIK; encoded by the coding sequence GTGAGAGCGAAATTCTTGGTTCTTTTCTCTTTATTTGTCCTGTTGGCGGTCGGATGTGCCACGACCGATGATCTCAATCGGCTGCGCGGTGAATTTAGTTATCAGATACAGGCGGAGAATGAAAAGATTGCTTCCATAGAACGCCAATATCCGCCTCTTAAAGAAGAGATTCTCCGTCTTCAAGACAAAATTGAAAAAACAAATGCTGATTTTCCCCCTATCCGGGCGGCTCAGGCCGAGTTGCGTACAGAAATAACCGATATCAGGGGAAAGCTTCAGCAACTTAGAGGCCTGATTGACAGTTTAAAAGAGGAGATTCGCAAGGAAAATGCCTCATTAGTCTCAAAAACCGTAAAAAGCCAGGAAGCAGACAAGTTCATCCGGGAAAAGATAGATGCATTGACCTTCAAGATAAACTTTATTGAAAATTATCTGGGGATCGATAAGAAAGAGGAACATCGTAATTCCAGCGCTGCTGCCGACAAACCTCCCCTGCCAGCGCAACCGGTTGTCAAGGATGGCGCCACCATTGAACCGGTCAAGACGGACAAGGCATCCCGGTATGCGGCGGCATTTGCCCTTTTCAAAGAGGGAAAGTACGAAAAAGCGCGGGAGGCTTTCGGAAGCTTCCTGAAACAGTATCCCGCCTCGGAATTCTCGGACAACGTCCAATTCTGGATCGGCGAGTGCTATTATTTCGAGAAAAAATATGAAAAGGCAATAGTCGCGTATGATAAGGTAATAAAGGATTTTCCTGGAGGCAACAAGACCTCCTATGCCCTTCTCAAGCAGGGGCTTTCGTTTTTGAAACTGGGAGACAAGGATAGCGCCAGGCTGCTTTTACAGCAGGTTACCAAGGATTTCCCCAATACCAGTCAGGCAAGAATAGCGCGGGCCAAACTGCTCGAAATCAAGTGA
- a CDS encoding OmpA family protein codes for MRRGFNLFGLMLLVLFVSISLTTGCAKKAAIKDGAGVSQVQQAVVPQTAVKDVAPKATTDDAAARERALREQALREAAEKAAREAAAKEAAAKAAMLKELQIADINFDYDKYNLKPEAQDILKKAAPAYLKYGSAKLVVEGHCDERGTVEYNLALGEKRANEAAKFLVDLGIAKDRIKTISYGEENPLDKGSNEVAWAKNRRAHFVVNP; via the coding sequence ATGAGACGAGGTTTTAATTTGTTCGGTCTGATGTTGTTGGTTCTTTTTGTTTCTATTTCGTTGACAACCGGTTGCGCCAAAAAAGCGGCCATCAAGGATGGCGCCGGTGTTTCGCAAGTGCAGCAAGCAGTTGTTCCCCAGACCGCGGTGAAGGACGTGGCTCCGAAGGCGACTACCGATGATGCAGCCGCCAGGGAGCGCGCCCTGCGCGAGCAGGCCTTGCGGGAGGCTGCGGAAAAGGCGGCAAGGGAAGCTGCGGCAAAGGAAGCTGCGGCTAAGGCGGCAATGCTTAAGGAACTGCAGATTGCCGATATTAACTTCGATTATGACAAGTATAATCTCAAACCGGAAGCCCAGGATATTTTAAAGAAGGCCGCGCCGGCTTACCTGAAATACGGAAGTGCCAAGCTTGTTGTCGAGGGACATTGCGATGAGCGGGGCACCGTTGAATACAACCTTGCCTTGGGAGAAAAGCGGGCCAATGAAGCCGCCAAGTTTCTTGTTGATTTGGGTATAGCCAAGGATCGAATCAAGACGATAAGCTACGGCGAGGAAAATCCTTTGGACAAGGGCAGTAATGAAGTGGCATGGGCCAAAAACAGAAGGGCGCATTTTGTAGTTAATCCTTAA
- the tolB gene encoding Tol-Pal system beta propeller repeat protein TolB, protein MRNQLKMIFILFALFFTASGDVWGKVYLDIDSPSFHKFPLAVAEFKPLAPVAKADNLNTWFADELSRCLEITGYFHILDRKSFLEDQQKAGITAEGIHFDDWTTIGAEYLVKGGFQTNTQGLTAEFRLFDVVKGELVLGKRYLGKPEDKKKMVLRFVDELLSVLTGESGNFNTRIAFVKKNGTAKEIYTINFDGSDLRRITNYNSLTLAPRWSADGRFLAFTSYKDGNPDIYMRNLESGTTKKLASYRGVNLPGSWSKNGEMLLVTLSREGNADIYDMNVKNSLLQRLTRDFSIDVSPVRSPDEKSVAFVSNRNGAPQVYIMEADGGNVRLLTRQGNYNTTPAWSPRGGKIAYEGSVNGRFQLFLIDIAGGEPQQLTFDPWDHESPSWSPDGRYLAYSVSGYGRSRIEIMNADGKNVRVLYEDKDGCQSAAWSPRLK, encoded by the coding sequence ATGCGCAACCAATTAAAGATGATTTTTATCCTGTTCGCTCTCTTTTTCACTGCTTCCGGAGATGTCTGGGGGAAGGTTTACCTGGATATAGATTCCCCTTCTTTCCATAAATTTCCGCTTGCCGTTGCCGAATTTAAACCCCTGGCGCCGGTGGCCAAGGCAGATAACCTCAATACCTGGTTCGCCGACGAACTTTCCCGCTGCCTGGAAATTACCGGCTATTTTCATATACTTGACCGAAAGTCATTTCTGGAAGATCAGCAAAAAGCCGGAATTACCGCGGAGGGCATCCACTTTGACGATTGGACGACAATCGGCGCCGAATACCTTGTCAAGGGCGGTTTTCAGACTAACACTCAAGGGTTGACGGCGGAGTTTCGCCTGTTTGACGTGGTGAAGGGGGAACTCGTTCTCGGCAAACGTTATCTCGGCAAACCGGAAGATAAAAAAAAGATGGTGCTGCGGTTTGTGGACGAGCTGCTGTCTGTCCTGACCGGTGAGAGCGGAAATTTCAACACGCGCATTGCCTTTGTCAAAAAAAACGGAACAGCAAAAGAGATCTACACGATAAACTTTGACGGGTCCGACCTGCGCCGCATTACCAATTACAATTCTCTGACTCTTGCGCCCCGCTGGTCGGCTGATGGAAGGTTCCTGGCTTTCACCTCTTACAAGGACGGCAATCCGGATATCTATATGCGGAATTTGGAGAGCGGAACAACGAAAAAACTCGCTTCCTACCGAGGGGTAAATCTTCCCGGATCATGGTCGAAAAACGGGGAGATGCTGCTTGTCACCCTCAGTCGTGAAGGCAATGCCGATATCTACGATATGAATGTTAAAAACTCCCTGCTGCAGCGTCTTACCCGCGATTTTTCGATAGACGTCTCGCCGGTGCGCTCGCCGGATGAAAAAAGCGTTGCCTTCGTTTCCAATCGCAACGGCGCTCCGCAAGTGTATATAATGGAGGCCGATGGGGGCAATGTGCGATTGCTGACCCGTCAGGGCAACTACAATACCACGCCTGCCTGGTCGCCCCGGGGCGGCAAGATTGCGTACGAAGGTTCCGTAAATGGCCGTTTTCAGCTTTTTTTAATAGATATTGCCGGCGGCGAGCCCCAGCAGTTGACTTTCGATCCCTGGGATCATGAAAGTCCGTCATGGTCGCCAGACGGCAGATATCTGGCCTACAGCGTCAGCGGTTACGGTCGCAGTCGGATAGAAATCATGAACGCCGACGGCAAGAACGTGAGAGTACTTTATGAAGACAAGGATGGCTGTCAAAGCGCCGCTTGGTCGCCGCGCTTGAAATAG
- a CDS encoding cell envelope integrity protein TolA: protein MVEGFDRGCAIGGLKGTLVLSLLLHAALFALLVLSPSFPSPKLTFGPVYNVSLVEAPGGFTASGNASSSGGDARAVEKEFKGVKRVETTVKRSSAALPAVPISRIENRGRDERAVEKAIENIRKKTAASGEPQRSPEQAGASNRTASAGTSGLAEKAKGAVEAGSGVAASSGGAAGGDAGGDARVNAYYRVIWLRIKGQWALPVGMIPKTALESVISITILRTGAVTEVRFEKPSGNRYFDESAMKAIQKASPLPPLPDWLTGNNLNIGIRFHSSELMN from the coding sequence ATGGTCGAAGGGTTCGACAGAGGTTGCGCGATAGGCGGTTTGAAGGGCACGTTGGTTTTGTCATTGCTGCTGCACGCGGCGCTTTTCGCCCTCCTTGTTTTGTCCCCTTCGTTTCCTTCTCCGAAGCTCACCTTTGGTCCCGTCTATAATGTTTCTCTTGTTGAGGCCCCCGGGGGGTTTACGGCAAGTGGCAATGCCTCCTCAAGCGGCGGCGATGCCCGCGCTGTTGAAAAAGAGTTCAAGGGGGTAAAGCGGGTTGAGACGACAGTAAAAAGGAGTTCGGCCGCCTTGCCTGCCGTTCCGATCAGCAGAATAGAGAACCGTGGCCGGGATGAGCGCGCCGTGGAGAAGGCGATAGAGAATATCAGAAAAAAAACCGCTGCCAGCGGGGAGCCGCAAAGGTCGCCGGAGCAGGCCGGCGCCTCGAATAGAACGGCAAGTGCCGGAACCTCTGGTTTGGCCGAAAAGGCGAAAGGCGCAGTCGAGGCAGGCAGCGGCGTGGCAGCTTCTTCCGGCGGGGCGGCCGGCGGGGATGCCGGTGGAGATGCAAGAGTCAACGCTTATTACCGGGTAATATGGCTCCGAATTAAAGGGCAGTGGGCGCTGCCGGTCGGGATGATCCCCAAAACAGCGCTGGAGTCAGTCATTTCGATAACGATTCTTCGCACCGGCGCGGTTACGGAGGTTCGATTTGAAAAACCATCAGGGAACCGGTATTTTGACGAATCAGCCATGAAGGCAATTCAAAAAGCGAGCCCGTTGCCGCCCTTGCCCGATTGGCTCACCGGCAACAACTTGAATATCGGCATCCGCTTTCACTCCTCTGAATTAATGAATTAG
- the tolR gene encoding protein TolR: protein MRYSRRRNNNGYDRPMAEINVTPLVDVMLVLLVIFMVTAPMLQTGIDVNLPRVKAKSVDVAEEKIVLTINEAREIFINRSPLKLSDLGVKLESIFKQRIDREVYLRADRNVPYGFVVEVMAAVRKAGVDKLGMITEPPEERR, encoded by the coding sequence ATGAGATATTCGAGACGCAGAAATAACAACGGTTACGACCGCCCCATGGCCGAAATAAACGTTACCCCCCTTGTGGATGTGATGCTGGTGCTTTTGGTAATCTTTATGGTTACCGCGCCGATGCTGCAGACGGGGATCGATGTAAATTTGCCGCGGGTGAAGGCCAAAAGCGTGGATGTTGCAGAGGAAAAGATTGTTTTGACGATAAACGAGGCCCGGGAGATATTTATCAACAGAAGTCCGCTTAAACTCTCCGATCTCGGCGTCAAGCTGGAAAGCATCTTTAAGCAGAGAATAGACCGGGAAGTTTATCTCCGGGCCGACCGGAATGTTCCTTACGGGTTTGTGGTCGAGGTGATGGCGGCGGTGAGAAAGGCTGGTGTGGACAAGCTCGGCATGATAACCGAGCCGCCCGAGGAGCGGCGCTGA